CTCGAGGATCCGCCGCTGCCGTTCCGTTGCCGGCTTTTCGATCGTTTCTTTGGACATTGCTTCTCCCGCGCAACCAAGGATGCCATACGCCTGGCACTCATGGCGGGTATAAGCCTATCATGAACCGGGGCGAAAGGCAAACATACGTTCGAAATCCCCTTGACAGCGCTCCGAGCCGGCATGGTAAAATATTGTGGACGAACAGGCGTTTGGCACAACATATAGGAGGCAAGAGTGGGTAGGCGCAAACGGTTCACCCTTATGCCGGCGATCGCACTCGCCGGGCTCGCTCTCATGGTCGCGTTGCCGACGCTGTCCAGCGTCCGGCTCTACGCCGCGACCGCTCAGCGGTACGCCGTCGTGACGGTCCGCCCGGGCGATACGCTCTGGTCGATCGCCTCGGCCCATGCCGGTCCCAGCGCCGACGTCCAAGAGATCGTCGACCGCATCAGCGACGCCAACCACCTGCACGGCGGCACGCTGCAGATCGGGCAGCATTTGAAGATCCCCGAGTAAACCCTTCGACTCCGCTCAGGATGACAAAGGGCCTTCGACTCCGCTCAGGATGACAAAGCCCCTTCGACTCCGCTCAGGATGACAAAGCCCCTTCGACCCCGCTCAGGATGACAAAGCGCTTAGCCTTCGGGCCGGGCCTTTTTTACACGTGTTCCTCGAGAGTGAGGACGCTCGCGAGCTTGTAATCTTCGAAGCGATACTCGAGGTGCCGCGAAACGGTGCAACTCTCGATTCGGGTTGGCCGAAAGATGCCGAAGCAATCGCCATTGCGGCGCCGCACGCTCTTGAAAATGATGCCGTCCACCACGTTCTTGGTGTAGAGCTTGGTGCCGTAAGGCTGTGACGCGGCGTAACTGTCGGGATCGTAGATCGGATCGGCATACGCCAGCGGGCGCACGTCGTCGCAGCTGCCCGATGCCGTCACGGCGTAGACGCGCATGTCCAGGCGTTCGTTTGCCAGGTGCGCGTCGGAGAGAAATCGTCCGCGGTGATACGCGGTTTCGGCAATGGCCGTCGCCTCTTCGGCCGCCGCGTAGTAAATGCCGAACGTGCCGTTGGAGAATCTGCTCGGCTTGGCGTGCGTGAATGCGGCCATGATCGGCGTGCTCCCGGGGCCCGCGATGCGGTCCTTGTCACGCACCAGCCGTATGTTGCCGATCGCGTCCAGAATCCTGGGGTTGGTGGCCTGCGCCAGCTCGATGACGACCTCGAGATCCGCCGGATCGGAAACGTCGTCGAATAGGCCGACGGTGGGATAGCGCGACGGAATGATGTGGTACGCGCGCTGGGAGCGGAGACGGGTTACCAACCGCGCTCGCCGTCGAGGTAACGGCGAACCACGAAGAGATCGCCGACCGTGCCCCCCAACATCATCTCGATCGGCGGGTGTCCCTTGAACAACGAGTTGTCGTTCGCCGTGCGCACCCAGGCATCGGCGGCCTCGCGGCGCGGAAGCAGGATCTTGAGGGCCGAGTAAATCCCCAATACGTAGGAAATGCGCTCGAGCGTATCGCGCGAGAGGCGCGCGACGCCGGGGTTCCTCTTGGCCGTGAAGTACGTGGATCTCGGCAGGCCCAGGATGGTATAGCGCTCCTTTTGTGAGAGCCGCCAACGATCGCCGATCCGCTCGAAAGCCCGCAGCGCGGGCCCAGACGTCCGGCCGGAATCGCTCAGGACTGCGAGAGGATCCAGGACCGCCGCTACCGTCATAGGCCCATTATAGACCTATTTCGAGAATCGGTCCAGAGCTGGACTTCGCGCTCTACTGGCGCCGTGAAACGAGCACGACGGCGTGGCCGTCGTGCTCGTCCAGAAACGCCAGACCGTCCATCATCCACGTGTCCAGCCCGTCGGTCGAGTGGCGCGCGACCTCGCGGACCACATGAACCCGGTCTTTGAGCCACTGGAGCTCGCTACGCGTCGTCACCGGGAAGATGGCGCTCTCGCAATCCTCGCACCGGTAGCCGTGGCGCGTTATGTCTTGGCCATCGTGTCGGAGACGAGATTCAGCGTCGTTTGATAGATCGTCGTCGACGTGCCGACCACGCCGTCGTCGTGACGCTGGGTCACGTACTCGTCTACCATCATCGGAACGGAGCGCTTGAAGTCGTACCCGATCTTGCTCTGGATGTCGGTGGTCAGACTTCCGCCCTTGGGACTGCGCAGGCTGCGCGTCTCGCCGATCTGCATGACGCCGTTGGTGTTGCTGGTGATCGTATAGTCGGCCTTCACGGCGAGCGTCGGCGT
The sequence above is drawn from the Candidatus Binatia bacterium genome and encodes:
- a CDS encoding RES family NAD+ phosphorylase; the protein is MVTRLRSQRAYHIIPSRYPTVGLFDDVSDPADLEVVIELAQATNPRILDAIGNIRLVRDKDRIAGPGSTPIMAAFTHAKPSRFSNGTFGIYYAAAEEATAIAETAYHRGRFLSDAHLANERLDMRVYAVTASGSCDDVRPLAYADPIYDPDSYAASQPYGTKLYTKNVVDGIIFKSVRRRNGDCFGIFRPTRIESCTVSRHLEYRFEDYKLASVLTLEEHV
- a CDS encoding LysM peptidoglycan-binding domain-containing protein encodes the protein MGRRKRFTLMPAIALAGLALMVALPTLSSVRLYAATAQRYAVVTVRPGDTLWSIASAHAGPSADVQEIVDRISDANHLHGGTLQIGQHLKIPE
- a CDS encoding antitoxin Xre-like helix-turn-helix domain-containing protein — protein: MTVAAVLDPLAVLSDSGRTSGPALRAFERIGDRWRLSQKERYTILGLPRSTYFTAKRNPGVARLSRDTLERISYVLGIYSALKILLPRREAADAWVRTANDNSLFKGHPPIEMMLGGTVGDLFVVRRYLDGERGW